Proteins encoded together in one Musa acuminata AAA Group cultivar baxijiao chromosome BXJ3-6, Cavendish_Baxijiao_AAA, whole genome shotgun sequence window:
- the LOC135640119 gene encoding homeobox-leucine zipper protein ROC8-like, which translates to MDSGDEQDVPDAKGRKKRYHRHTPRQIQELESMFKVCPHPDEKQRMQLSRDLALEPRQIKFWFQNRRTQMKAQHDRADNCVLRAENDKIRAENIAMMEALKSVICPSCGGPPTHEDSYFDDQKLRMENARLKEELDHVSSLASKYLGRPVTQLPPVQPVSVSSLDLSVGVYSGPEVNPTLDLDLLRRNCSSAFPYPYTPAVSELEKPLMVEMATGAVEEVLRLVQTDQPLWVKSGSDGRDRLQLEIYDRMFQRSGQHLRFPHTRTETSRDSAPVAMNATTLIDMFMDASKWAELFSSIVAKARTIEVLAAGTASSRSGSLVLMYEELQVLSPLVPTREFCFLRYCQQIESGMWVVADVSVDYPRDNQLGLSPRSRRLPSGCLIEETPDGYSKITWVEHMEIDANDQPHVLFKDLINSGTAFGAQRWITTLRRMCERFACSNVAGLPGRDLGVVSSPDGKRSMMKLAQRMVNNFCANVGASSDQKWTNLSGSNDVGVRVVLQKTSDAGPPSGVVLCAATSIWLPVSAERVFSLFKDERTRTQWHILSNGNTLQEVAHITNGSHPGNCISLLRGLSSSQNTMLLLQECCTDASGSVVVYSPIDLPAINIVMSGEDPSYVPLLPSGFAILPDGRSAGGQGASSSSTPMVGSSGSLVTVAYQIHLSSLPSAKLNMESVMTVNHLIGTTVQQIKVALNCADA; encoded by the exons ATGGATTCCGGCGACGAACAGGACGTCCCCGATGCCAAGGGGAGGAAGAAGCGGTACCACCGGCACACCCCGAGGCAGATTCAAGAGCTTGAATC GATGTTCAAGGTTTGTCCGCACCCGGACGAGAAGCAGAGGATGCAGCTGAGCCGGGATCTGGCGCTGGAGCCGCGACAGATCAAGTTCTGGTTCCAGAATCGGAGGACGCAGATGAAG GCGCAACACGATAGGGCGGACAACTGCGTGCTGCGTGCCGAGAACGACAAGATCCGGGCCGAGAACATCGCCATGATGGAGGCTCTCAAGAGCGTCATCTGCCCCTCCTGTGGCGGCCCTCCCACCCATGAGGACTCCTACTTCGACGATCAGAAGCTGCGGATGGAGAACGCAAGGTTGAAGGAAGAG CTTGATCATGTCTCGAGTCTTGCATCAAAATACCTTGGAAGGCCTGTCACCCAGCTTCCCCCAGTGCAGCCAGTCTCTGTTTCATCATTGGACTTATCAGTTGGGGTTTACAGTGGTCCAGAGGTGAACCCTACCCTCGATCTTGATCTCCTGCGCCGGAATTGTTCTTCTGCTTTCCCGTACCCATACACCCCAGCCGTTTCCGAGCTTGAGAAACCTCTCATGGTGGAGATGGCCACTGGTGCAGTGGAGGAAGTTCTCAGGCTTGTGCAGACCGACCAACCCCTGTGGGTGAAGTCCGGAAGTGATGGCAGGGACAGACTTCAGCTTGAAATCTACGACAGGATGTTCCAGAGGTCAGGCCAGCATCTCAGGTTCCCACACACTCGAACTGAGACGTCGAGGGACTCGGCTCCTGTCGCCATGAATGCTACGACATTGATCGACATGTTCATGGATGCGAGCAAGTGGGCGGAGCTTTTTTCCAGCATTGTTGCCAAGGCGAGGACCATCGAGGTCCTCGCAGCCGGGACGGCCAGCAGCAGAAGCGGCTCTTTGGTGTTG ATGTACGAGGAGCTGCAAGTTCTCTCACCTCTTGTTCCTACGCGCGAGTTCTGCTTTCTGCGGTATTGCCAGCAGATCGAATCGGGTATGTGGGTTGTGGCCGATGTCTCGGTGGACTATCCAAGAGACAACCAGCTCGGCCTTTCTCCCCGATCAAGGAGGCTTCCTTCAGGCTGCTTGATCGAAGAAACGCCCGATGGCTATTCCAAG ATTACTTGGGTCGAACACATGGAAATCGATGCAAATGATCAACCCCACGTCCTGTTCAAGGATCTAATCAACAGCGGGACGGCATTTGGAGCACAGCGCTGGATCACCACCCTCCGTAGAATGTGCGAGAGGTTTGCCTGCTCAAACGTCGCTGGTCTCCCGGGCAGAGACCTCGGAG TGGTTTCTTCCCCCGATGGTAAGAGGAGCATGATGAAGCTTGCTCAGAGGATGGTGAACAACTTCTGTGCCAACGTTGGTGCATCGAGCGATCAGAAATGGACGAACCTGTCGGGGTCGAACGACGTCGGCGTCAGGGTTGTGCTTCAGAAAACCTCAGATGCTGGCCCGCCCAGCGGCGTCGTCCTCTGTGCCGCAACCTCAATATGGCTGCCCGTGTCAGCTGAGCGGGTCTTCAGCTTGTTCAAGGACGAGCGAACTCGCACTCAG TGGCACATTCTATCAAATGGCAACACGCTACAAGAGGTGGCTCACATCACGAATGGATCTCATCCGGGGAATTGCATCTCTCTTCTTCGT GGGCTCAGTTCTTCCCAGAACACCATGTTGTTACTCCAGGAGTGCTGTACCGACGCGTCAGGGTCGGTGGTGGTCTACTCCCCCATCGACCTACCGGCCATCAACATCGTCATGAGCGGCGAGGATCCATCCTACGTTCCGCTGTTGCCGTCGGGCTTCGCCATACTACCGGACGGGCGATCTGCCGGGGGACAAGGAGCATCGTCCAGCTCGACTCCGATGGTCGGCTCATCTGGCTCGCTGGTGACTGTCGCGTACCAAATACACTTGAGCAGCTTGCCGTCCGCCAAACTCAACATGGAATCAGTAATGACCGTGAATCACTTGATCGGCACCACAGTTCAGCAAATAAAGGTTGCA